One Anguilla rostrata isolate EN2019 chromosome 15, ASM1855537v3, whole genome shotgun sequence genomic window, AAATAATTGAGCTCTCGGAGCAACTGATGTTTGACGTAGTCATGATCCGCGATCGGGATAATTGCGTTGATGTCCTTTTATCTCCTATGCCGCCTATGTTTCCGATGTATTTTCATTTAGCCTCATATGTCTGATTGCGCTTCTCGGTGTGTAGCCAACAGCCTCCAAATTATCTTGATAAAAAGCTCTGAAATGGAAATAAGATCACAAGACTGTCTCTCAGTGGTGCGGTCGGATGATGACAAGCGCGCGCAGGAGGTGGCATTGCTTAAATAAATGCTCAGTTACCCCAGAGTCCTAGGTGAGAGAGAATCACTTCGATGACAGGAAAAGTGATGGCCAGTTTTTCCTTCGGCTCACGACATCGTTTCTCTCAAACTCAGTAATAATGCTCACAGCGTGCTGAATTCCTGGCACATTGTGAACTTTACGCGCACGAGACAGAGTAAGGAATTCCACCATGGAGAAGTTTAACTTGACAGTGCGGGTAAACACCAGCTCGGACGAAAACATACCCCGAAGGCTCACCTTCTCAATGTTCAGTGTTCTTATCCTGACGTTGATAGTTATACTGATAATCGCGACTTTTTTGTGGAACCTGTTGGTACTCGTGACGATATTGAGGGTAAAGACGTTCCACAGAGTGCCCCACAATTTGGTTGCATCAATGGCAGTATCCGATGTGATGGTGGCGGCTCTTGTGATGCCCCTGAGCCTTGTCAACGAGCTGTCGGAGAGAAGATGGCGTTTCGGAAGAGTCCTTTGCGACGTCTGGATCTCGTTCGACGTCCTGTGCTGCACCGCTAGCATCTGGAATGTCACTGCCATCGCCCTGGACCGATACTGGTCTATTACGCGCCACTTGGAGTACACTCTAAAAGCAAGGAAGAAAATATCAACCATCATGATAGCCATGACATGGGCTCTGTCCGCAGTGATATCTATATCGCCACAGTTCGGATGGGGAGAAACTTACGCTGCGGACGAGGAGAACTGCCAAGTCAGTCAGGAGCCGTCATACACCGTTTTCTCCACTTTTGGGGCGTTTTACGTGCCCCTGTCTGTCGTTCTGTTTGTATACTGGAAAATTTACAAAGCCGCGAAACTTAGAATTGGCAGTCTAAAGAGGAACGAGGTTATCCCCATGCCAGGAGTTGTACAGGTAATGTATACACGTCTCTTATAGACTCCTAATACGCGCTCGCTGGAAACTGCTCAATTTCCGGAGTATTTTCAGTCGCTATCATAATGCGTAGTGTTTTTGCACTTTAAATACTCGAGACTCCAAAAAATCTTACCATAAAAGTTAATTATAGAAGACCATTAGAAGCTATTatagtaaaaagtaaaaaaaaaaaaacttaaaacgtTACAGTTCTGCTGCAATGAGACGTGTCCACACATTTGCCATGTATTTAGCAGCATACAATTTAGGTGCTTCAAGAGTCTTGAGAGTTAGACATATTGTCTCGAGTGATACATGTTTTCTAACGAATTATTTGCAATGTTCTATCCCATgcattatggggggggggggggggggtgtaaaaaaaaaaggctgttatttctgcatggtgaaaccaaaatgtattaaaataacctttaataaaatctgtACTTTAACAGCACATGTATTGTttattgcaaatataaaattgtggtgAGCAAAGTTAAAACAAGTAAataatatgtctttgtcccaaacattatggagcccactgtatatcCATTAAGTTGGTTGTTGCTGTATTCCCCTATTCCTTGGGATAGACTGCAGAGATTAAAAGTTGTACATGAACTGGTACGTTATCCTGCAGCCAAGAGCCGGAGGGCAATTTGGCAGATTTCTAAATTAGCGTGAGTCTTGGAGAAGGCAATATTGACAGATGGAAGCCAGGGGAATATCATGTGAGAGGAGTGTTGTCTATTGTATTCAAGGTTGGGGATAGAAGCAATTTCCTGCGgctgcagacacactgagagTTAAGCTGTTTATTGAAAGGCTGTCGCCGTGAGTATTCTGCTCCTGAAATGGCAGTGTGAGATCTCACACAAGATGTTGGACAATCCAATGATAAGaatgaatataatgtataatataagttcaaatttcacatttgaaatgaaggATAACATCCCTAGGACAATGTATTGGATAACAATAATATCATTGCCATATATTCATAAATTCTATTTTAGTTATTGCTTAATAGGGGTGCACAGCTATAGTCCttgagggctggtgtgtgtgctgatttttgttccaaCTAATTACCATAGCTTAGTTTTCTGAACGGCTGTTTATATAGCAACGTTTGTTTACCCCTGCATCAGCCCACAGTAAACTCTTTTCACCAAGGATATGTGTGAAGTCTTCAGCTTTAgctcaatataaaaaaatgtaaaaatcagaaaaagtacattattaaaataaa contains:
- the LOC135241326 gene encoding 5-hydroxytryptamine receptor 5A-like; the encoded protein is MEKFNLTVRVNTSSDENIPRRLTFSMFSVLILTLIVILIIATFLWNLLVLVTILRVKTFHRVPHNLVASMAVSDVMVAALVMPLSLVNELSERRWRFGRVLCDVWISFDVLCCTASIWNVTAIALDRYWSITRHLEYTLKARKKISTIMIAMTWALSAVISISPQFGWGETYAADEENCQVSQEPSYTVFSTFGAFYVPLSVVLFVYWKIYKAAKLRIGSLKRNEVIPMPGVVQVKEAAHVPQVAFAARHAGVAFQTDGETWREQKERRAALTVGLLIGVFVLCWIPFFVTELLGPLCSCNVVPPLCKSVFLWLGYSNSFFNPLIYTAFNKSYNSAFRSLFTKQR